The following coding sequences are from one Bufo bufo chromosome 2, aBufBuf1.1, whole genome shotgun sequence window:
- the PLA2G1B gene encoding phospholipase A2, which yields MMLGFLAVLLAVSCACASPPSRALWQFHSLIKCAIPNSAPLQEFNNYGCYCGLGGGGTPKDALDKCCQVHDNCYSQANTYPSCSGLSDNPYTRSYAYTCSGTTITCTAYSDPCGQFICNCDRAAAICFSKSPYNPGYKNLDKSKYC from the exons TATCCTGTGCCTGTGCCTCTCCTCCCAGTCGGGCACTCTGGCAGTTTCACAGTTTGATCAAATGTGCCATTCCTAACAGTGCACCCCTGCAAGAATTTAATAATTATGGATGTTATTGTGGACTCGGAGGTGGTGGGACTCCAAAGGATGCTCTGGACAA ATGCTGTCAGGTCCATGACAACTGCTACTCGCAAGCCAACACATACCCCAGTTGCAGTGGCCTTTCAGATAATCCATATACCAGGAGCTATGCTTATACCTGTTCAGGAACAACTATCACCTGTACAG CTTATAGTGATCCGTGTGGCCAGTTTATCTGTAACTGTGATCGGGCTGCGGCAATCTGCTTTTCAAAATCTCCATACAACCCTGGCTACAAAAATTTGGATAAAAGCAAATACTGTTAA